Below is a window of Chitinivibrionales bacterium DNA.
GGGAGTATTCCCGAAATCAAGGCAATTATGAATAAGGCAAATGTTAATGGTGTCAGGGGTATGGATACCAGCGGTCTTGAAGTTAAAGAATGGGCCGATGACTGGCTTCGACGGCAGGAAAAACTCTCACTCTCGGACAAACAAATAAAGAATGCAGTTTTTGATGTTTTGCGCTATGATCCACGGATACAACCTTTCGATATCGAACTCTCTGTTACCAATGGTGCGGTGGTTTTGACAGGTCGTGTGGATAATCTCAAAGCAAAGCATTCGGCCCAATCCGATGCCGAAAATATCGTCGGTGTCGATAACGTTATCAATGGAATCAAAGTTGAGCGGGAACTTACTAAAAGCGATTGGGCAATCGAAAAAGATGTAGCAAACATCCTGAAGTGGGATCCCTATCTGGAGCGTTTTAATGTCTCAATATGGGTTGAACACAGCAAAGTATATCTCTATGGGAGAGTGGATAATCAATTTCTGAAAGAGCACGCTGCCGAGCTGGTGTCTCGTGTCGACGGGGTTACGGCGATCAAAAACCATTTACGGGTGCACGATAAACCCTGGCCCCACAAAAGCGATGTTTCAATCGAAAGCGATATCAAACAGCAGCTTCAATGGAATCCAACGGTAGACCAGAATGATGTTACTGTTTCGGTCACCGATGGTGTCGTGAAATATGAAGGCACTGTTGACACATGGAATGAATACGATGCAGTTTTAAAAAGTGCGTTTAAAAGCGGAGCAAAAGCAGTCAAAACAGATTTAAAAGTTAAAAGCCTTGGGCTAAAAATGAATGTTGAACGTTTTTATGGTCACCAGGGTTATGTGGAACCCTGATATGAAAGGAGCCGTCATATGAGAATGGCAAAAACATACCACCGGATCTTTAAGAGAATAAAAATATTGTTTTTACTCTTGAGTATTGCAGGTCTTTGTGCGGTCTGGGCGCAAAAAGAAACCTTGGAAGTCACGGATCAAAATATTACCCTGGCGGTAGAAACCGATCTTTCAACCGATAATGCCGTTGCGGCCCATCTGATTGATGTGGAAACCAGTGATGGATATGTGACCCTGTCGGGGACCGTTGATAATATCCTTGCCAAAGAACGGGCAGCAAAGCTTGCTCGAAGTATCAAGGGAGTAAAAGGGGTTATTAACACGATAACGGTCAATCCTGTTTATCGCAGCGATATCGCAATCAGAAATAATGTCAATGCCGTTCTCCTCTTCGATAAGGCTACCGAGTCGTATGAGATAACGGTGAGTGTCGACACAGGAAAAGTATTTCTCGACGGCACTGTCCAGTCACTTGCAGAGAGGAAAATCGCCGAAAAAGCTGCAAAGAGTGTAACCGGTGTTGTTGCAGTCGAAAATAATATCGACGTAGTTCCCACAGAAAAACGCTCCGATAAGGATATAAAGGCTGAAATAGTTCGGAAACTTGAATTGGATCCCTATGTGTACGAAGAAATGATCGATGTAAAGGTTGATGACGGCGAAGTGGTCTTATCCGGAACGGTAGGAAGTCTTGCGGAAAAGGGGTTCGCCTATAACGATGCGGCCATACTCGGTGTTAAGACCATCGATGACAGGAAGCTGGTCGTTAAACTGTGGGCGAACGATCCGTTGCGCCGTAAAGGCAAATTGGTTGTGAAGCCCGAAGATGATTTAGCCGGTCATGTCGAGGCGATCTTAAATCATGACCCGCGAGTATCAGATTACGATATTGATGTGTCCGTGGATGGTTCTACCATCATTCTTGATGGTGTGGTCGATAATCTCAATTCCGCACTGAGGGCTCGTCAGGATGCGCTGAATGTGGTGGGAGTTTACCGGGTGATTAATCGCCTGAGAGTACGCCCCGAAAAACTGCTCAGCAGCAGTGAAATCGAGGAAAATGCCGAGTACATTCTTAAATGGGATCCGGTCGTCGAACGCCATGAAATATCGGTGACTCTTCGTAATGCAAAAGCCTATCTTGAAGGGAAGGTTGACAGCAGGTATGAAAAGATGCATGCGGAGGAAATCGTTTCCCGGATACCCGGTGTCGTGAATATCGAAAATCTTATCGCCGTAAGAGAAAAACCGTGGGTGTATATTAACGACGATGTACTTGAGTCGAATATTCAACAGGAGTTCAGATTTAACTGGTTTGTCGATGAAGAAGATCTGAAAGTAGAGGCCATGGACGGCGTTGCAACGGTAACCGGAGATATTGAATCCAAAAGAGAACTCTATGCGATTGTCGATAATGCTTTTGACGCCGGCGCAAAAATGGTCAAAACACGACTAGAATTCAATGGAATTCCCGATTACATGGTTTTTCACTATCGGGACCCGATATGGTTTGAATAATTCGCCGCTCCATGAACTGATATGATGTTTAGTTTCAGCATATAACTCATTTCTTCATGCCCCTGCACTATGCGGGGGCATGCTTAAATGGCATAGTTGTTGCTTTTTAAGCAGTTAAATAATGTTTTTACCGAAGTTCAAAGGAGGTCTCATGCCATTTTTCAATCATCCCTTTAAAATACCGATTCCCGATTCTCCTGTTGACGGAGAGAAACTGGAAAAGGCAGTACGGTTTGCATATGAGGCCGAAAAAGAGGCTGCAGAAATATATCGCGTCTTAGCGGTACAAACTACCGACAAATCGGTTAAAGAGATATTCAAGAAAGCGGCTGAAGATGACAATCGTCATGTGGCCGAACTGGAAGCGGTACTGGAAAATATGGCGGTACAGAAAAATAAGGTCGGAAAAGAACTCGCGCTGGATATGCTGTGAGGTTGTCTTGAATGCTTCCATGGAAGGGGCGGGTTATATGCTCATACTCGTAATCGATGATTATGAGTATGAGCATATAACCCGCCCCTCATCATTTCTCATATAATCATGGTTTAATAAGCAAAACCGGACAGGAAGATCCATTCAACACTTTCTCACTGATACTCCCCAACAACGCTTTACTCACAATGTTTTTCCGGTGCGTTCCCACGATTATCATATCGGCGTCTTTTTTTGCCGCATGATCTAAGATTGTCTCAGCAATATCACCCTCGATAAGCAAGGATGTAACATCGATTCCTTTAGCCTGTAAAACTTCGCCTTTTTTATGAATCTCATGACATTTATCACTGATTTCTCGCGCTGCTCTTTTCCTGACTGTGTCAGGACCAGCACTAAAATCGGCAGGTTCTTTGCTCAGATTCTCGATATGCATGAGAAATACTTTGCTCTTAAAAGCAAGTGCCATTTGTTCAATAATATCAAGCTGCTTCTGAGTGGTCGAAGAAAAATCTAAGGGTCCAATAATTGTTTTCATGGTTTAACCTTACTTATTGATATACTATTTGTATCTATCTGCTTCATTTTCATTTGTTATGTTTATCAAAATATCCCACCCACCGGTTACTGTTTCCAATACTTGGGTCTTCCATAGAAATCATATAAAATTTCTTCATATTCTCTGTTCACCGGAGTGGAAGGATCATATTCGGGGCTTTTTTCAATCTGCTCCTTCGTAACATTTACGTACAGCATTTTTTCAAACCAGCTGATTTTGTTTGCCCATTCCGGTGATATGAGGACTTTTTTCCCGGGGAGCCAGTTTTTCGTATCAACAACAAGATATCTGAACTGCCAGGATTTGCTGTCGAAAATGATATCATCGATGTGCCCTATTTCGTTATCGGTGGCATGGATATGATACCCCATAATTTCATTTAAACTTCTTAAGTGCGAATCATTTTCAGATTTTTCTCCTTTTTCCCTTTCATGCCTCTCCTGTTCAATATCGGCAATGGGAATCGGAGCGGGCATCGGACCTGCCATGCCGGTCGGTTCCCAGTACATCGGCCACCCATAATGCATTCGCAATTTCTCTTCTTCTTTTCGTGATACCGGTTTGGCCGCATCGATTCTGGGGCTTTTTTTAACCTGCTCAACAGTCAGATTTACAGGAAATTCCTTTTCTGTGGGTTCCAATAAAGCAGATGGTGAAATGAGGACATGCTTATGAACAAGCCAATCTCCAACATCAGCTACCAGATACCGGACTGTCCAATAGATATCGTCAAATAAATATTCCGATACGTCTCCAATGGTACCGTCGGCAGCCTTTATCGTATATCCTTTGGTTTCTTTAGCGCTTCTCAACATAATAGTCCTCGCTTTCCGGATTAATTTAGAATACCAATAATATTGATATATATAATAAACAAACTCTGTGCCATGTCCTATAGAGAAGAAAAACAGGTGAATTTTCTCAGAATTAACAAAGTGTTTTGCAAAATTGAGAAAAAATTTTTCATTAAGTAATTTTATGTTAAAGTATCAACATGGCACTATAATTGCGTTTTTTACCGGTCATAATGGCGTTATATCTGGTATTTAATAAGAACAGGGAGTGATTAGTATGAAAACAACCACTATTCATAAAATGATCCGGCGATATTTTCTTTTTGTGCTCACCGGTGTTTTTTTTCTTTCTCATTTTGCGTATGCAGCTAAACCCCTCGATTACAGCAAATATTCTGCGGTTTTTTATGCAGCAACCGGGGTAAAAGGAAAGGTCGATTATGAGTGGCTTAAAAAGAATCCCGCACAACTCAATACGTATGTAAGAGATATCGCAAAAATAAGCAAAGAACGGTACCGTTCCTGGAGCAGAGACGAGAAGGTTGCTTTTTATATCAATACATTTAATGCTTTATGCATAAAGATTATTGTAGATAACTATCCTATTGACGGTGGATTTTTTAAATCGCTTATCTACCCCGATAACAGCATTTTACAGATCAACGGCGCATTTAATAAGATTAAATTTACCGTTTTAGGGGAGCAGGTTACGTTAGAAGATATCAGGGATGAAATTCTCATCAAGGAGTTCAACGAACCTCGGGTACATTGCGCTCTGGCCTATGGTGCCCAGGGATCTCCATCCTTACCTGGAAGGCCCTACGAGGGAGAGGAACTTGATGCCATGCTCAGATTTGCCGCCAGAGAGGTCGTTGCCGATTCAACAATGTTCCGGATCGATAAAGAAAAGAATAAGCTCTATATATCCGAACTTTTTGCATGGCATGGAGAAGACTTCATTCCGGAGTATGGAACCGATGAAAAATTCAAAAAACACGAACCTGATCAACGTGCCGTGGTGAACTTCTTTTTTCCGTTTCTTCTTGATGAAGACAAGAAGTTTCTTACAGAAAATGAATTTGATATCAAATACATAAAATTTAATTGGCGCCTTAATGATAAAAAAGGCGAATTCTTTATTCCCTGATTATTAACCGATGTACTATTATTTCCATTTGAGACACAAGGCCACAGGAAAATTTCGAGTGTCTTGAGTAAGGTGAAAAATTTATTGTTGAGAGGTGGTTGAAAGTGAAAAAAAGAGTCATGTATATCATTTCGCTGGTTCTGGTTATGGTTGCCGCCGGAATAGCCCTGTCGCATATAATTCATTTTTCGGGCAAGGCAGCGCTCACTCCCCAGGCTTTTCTGAATGTTCAGCAAAAATTCTACGAAAACTATGGTGTCGTTACCGGTGGTTTTCAGTTTGGCGCCTTTATTATGTTGCTGGTTTTACTGGCGATTACACCGGCAAAATCACCGCGGAGACCGTTTTTTGTCGTTTCTTTAGTTGCTATTGCGATCATGGCGAGTGTATGGATTTTTAAAATAAATCCGATGGATTTACAAATTCATTCGGCAACAAGCGTCAAGGAATTTCCCGAAATTGTCGATATTCGCAAACAGTGGGCCATGTGGCAGGGGATACGGGGTGTTGCCGGTCTTTTGGGTGTTGTGTCAATAGCATACGCATTTATATTGGGAGATAAGGCAAAAGCCGAATTACAGTCCTCTCAGGCCTAAAAAACATATAATTGATTATGCTGATAAACGGCAATAAAAAAGCCCTGCTTTATGCAGGGCCTTTTTTATTGTTTTGGTTTTCTTTGCAGCACTTAATTCATGTAATAATAATAGAGCGGAAAATACTCATCTTCTTTCCGGTATTCTTCCTCATCATTATTATCCCTGGAGTCCTTAACTTTCAGTTTGCTTTTCACCGAATCGGCTCCACCTTCGAACGCCTCCCGTATAGCTTCATCCCGTTCGAAATAGGTGTCTACTTTTCCTTTTAAAGTGGCAACACCGTTCTGGACTTCAACATCGATTTCATTTTTTTCGATATAGGGGTTCCAGCGCAATTGGTTTTCGATATTGCTTTTGATTTCCTGATCAGTGGGTGGCGCCGAAACTATGTTTACTGTCAGAAAATTATCGACTTCCGCCACACCCTTTATTCGTGATGCAACATCTTCGGCGCGGTTTTTCTCAAAATAGCTGTCGACTGCGCCATAAAGAAATACCTTTTTATTTCTCACCACCGCATCGATTTCATGACGTTCCACCACCGGATCCCACAGGAGTGCGCTCTGCACATTACTTTCGATTTCTCTGTCGGTTACTTTCGGAGGAGAAACCTTTATGAGATTATTTACCCGAATGACTCCAATTGTATTGCGGGCATCATGTGCTGCCGCTCGTTTCGCCTGCAGATTGTCGACTTCACCGGCCAGTGTTACGATAGAATTACTGACAGTCACATCGATATCAAAAGAAATGGTTCGGGGATCCCATAACAGCGCATCATTCACGGCTTCCCTGATTTTTTCATCAGATTTCAGCACGTACTTACTTCGTTTTTCCATCTCTTCCAAGGCCCGGGGGGTCACTTTGACATCACTGACATCAACACCCTCGACACCGGCTACCAGACAATTATTGCGCGTATATGTTTTCTCAACGGCACTTCCAACAGCACCTTCAAGGGTAACGATCCCACCTTCGACACGGATGTCCAGAAGTTGATGGGGAATATAGGGGTCTAACCGAAGCCGCCGTTGTATTTCCGCTTTGATTTCCGATTCCGGCCTTTCTCCTTTAAAATTGACTGTAATATTATTCTGAATCTTTTGAATCCCTTTGACCGATTTTGCAACATTCTCACATAGTCGTTTCTCGGCCCATGATTGCACCGTACCATTCAGTTCGACCACCCCATTATGCGCAGCAGCCGTCACATCATACAGCTCGGTAGCAGGATCCACCGCCAGAGCGGTGAGTACATCGGTGCGTATCTCCATATCGCTTCTTTGAACAGGGGATATTTCAAGGTTATTTACTACAGAGCGTACTCCTTTGATCGATTCGGCAATTCGGGCTGCACGATCACGGGCGAGAAGATGGCTTACTGTTCCCGATAAAATAACAATACCTTCATTGGTAGTAACCTGCACCATATGAAAGGAAACGGTTTCATCTACCAGCAAATGATTATTGACCGCCGCGGTTATTTCATTGTCTGGAATATCTGCGGTTTGCCCCATAAGAGGTTGAACTGTTGCGATTGTCAAATAAATAGCTATTGATGTAAGAAGATTATACTTCTTAACCATATTACCTCCTTTATTATAAGGTGACCCAACAACGTTTAAATTTCATGGATATATTATCGCAAAAATAATGCCATCCATTGTCTGTTTGGCACTAAAATTGCAGTAATTAAAGAAGACAGAATTTCGTTCATTTTATTCGAAAGAACTTATTATGCATCCTCTTGATATACTTAAAAACGAACACATCTACATTAATCGAATGTTTTCAGTAGCGGAAAGACGCCTTAATTCGGCAAGAGAAAAGGATGAGACGGTTATTGAGCTGATGAATAAGATCAGCGATTTTCTTGTGCAGTTCGATGAATTTCATCATGAAAAGGAAGAAAACATTCTTTTTTCTGCTCTTTTATCAAAGCAGCTTGCCGATGATGAACGGATGTTGATCAATAAGCTGCAGATGGAGCATGAATCACGAAGAGATAAGATTAAAGAACTGAAAAAAGCCGCCACACTAAATAAAACAACCAGGGATTCTATGGAATTTGCCGGAGCAATGGTATTTCATATTACCGCCCTGGCAAACCAGTTTAAAAGGCATGAAGAATCCGAGGAAAAGTCCTTGTTCAATCTGGCAAACAAGTACTTCAGTGACGAAGAATGGAGAATTATCGGCAGAAAATTCGATGAGG
It encodes the following:
- a CDS encoding DUF547 domain-containing protein, which gives rise to MKTTTIHKMIRRYFLFVLTGVFFLSHFAYAAKPLDYSKYSAVFYAATGVKGKVDYEWLKKNPAQLNTYVRDIAKISKERYRSWSRDEKVAFYINTFNALCIKIIVDNYPIDGGFFKSLIYPDNSILQINGAFNKIKFTVLGEQVTLEDIRDEILIKEFNEPRVHCALAYGAQGSPSLPGRPYEGEELDAMLRFAAREVVADSTMFRIDKEKNKLYISELFAWHGEDFIPEYGTDEKFKKHEPDQRAVVNFFFPFLLDEDKKFLTENEFDIKYIKFNWRLNDKKGEFFIP
- a CDS encoding BON domain-containing protein — translated: MVKKYNLLTSIAIYLTIATVQPLMGQTADIPDNEITAAVNNHLLVDETVSFHMVQVTTNEGIVILSGTVSHLLARDRAARIAESIKGVRSVVNNLEISPVQRSDMEIRTDVLTALAVDPATELYDVTAAAHNGVVELNGTVQSWAEKRLCENVAKSVKGIQKIQNNITVNFKGERPESEIKAEIQRRLRLDPYIPHQLLDIRVEGGIVTLEGAVGSAVEKTYTRNNCLVAGVEGVDVSDVKVTPRALEEMEKRSKYVLKSDEKIREAVNDALLWDPRTISFDIDVTVSNSIVTLAGEVDNLQAKRAAAHDARNTIGVIRVNNLIKVSPPKVTDREIESNVQSALLWDPVVERHEIDAVVRNKKVFLYGAVDSYFEKNRAEDVASRIKGVAEVDNFLTVNIVSAPPTDQEIKSNIENQLRWNPYIEKNEIDVEVQNGVATLKGKVDTYFERDEAIREAFEGGADSVKSKLKVKDSRDNNDEEEYRKEDEYFPLYYYYMN
- a CDS encoding BON domain-containing protein — translated: MNKANVNGVRGMDTSGLEVKEWADDWLRRQEKLSLSDKQIKNAVFDVLRYDPRIQPFDIELSVTNGAVVLTGRVDNLKAKHSAQSDAENIVGVDNVINGIKVERELTKSDWAIEKDVANILKWDPYLERFNVSIWVEHSKVYLYGRVDNQFLKEHAAELVSRVDGVTAIKNHLRVHDKPWPHKSDVSIESDIKQQLQWNPTVDQNDVTVSVTDGVVKYEGTVDTWNEYDAVLKSAFKSGAKAVKTDLKVKSLGLKMNVERFYGHQGYVEP
- a CDS encoding PRC-barrel domain containing protein, yielding MLRSAKETKGYTIKAADGTIGDVSEYLFDDIYWTVRYLVADVGDWLVHKHVLISPSALLEPTEKEFPVNLTVEQVKKSPRIDAAKPVSRKEEEKLRMHYGWPMYWEPTGMAGPMPAPIPIADIEQERHEREKGEKSENDSHLRSLNEIMGYHIHATDNEIGHIDDIIFDSKSWQFRYLVVDTKNWLPGKKVLISPEWANKISWFEKMLYVNVTKEQIEKSPEYDPSTPVNREYEEILYDFYGRPKYWKQ
- a CDS encoding BON domain-containing protein, with translation MRMAKTYHRIFKRIKILFLLLSIAGLCAVWAQKETLEVTDQNITLAVETDLSTDNAVAAHLIDVETSDGYVTLSGTVDNILAKERAAKLARSIKGVKGVINTITVNPVYRSDIAIRNNVNAVLLFDKATESYEITVSVDTGKVFLDGTVQSLAERKIAEKAAKSVTGVVAVENNIDVVPTEKRSDKDIKAEIVRKLELDPYVYEEMIDVKVDDGEVVLSGTVGSLAEKGFAYNDAAILGVKTIDDRKLVVKLWANDPLRRKGKLVVKPEDDLAGHVEAILNHDPRVSDYDIDVSVDGSTIILDGVVDNLNSALRARQDALNVVGVYRVINRLRVRPEKLLSSSEIEENAEYILKWDPVVERHEISVTLRNAKAYLEGKVDSRYEKMHAEEIVSRIPGVVNIENLIAVREKPWVYINDDVLESNIQQEFRFNWFVDEEDLKVEAMDGVATVTGDIESKRELYAIVDNAFDAGAKMVKTRLEFNGIPDYMVFHYRDPIWFE